In the genome of Deinococcus multiflagellatus, the window CTCAGGCACGCCGGTCTTGCGCGCGTCCATCTGAAACAGGTAGGTCTCGCCTTCGGTCAGCCAGCGGTAGCGGCGCCGCTCAGCCATAGTCCACCGCGACGATCTGCCCGTCCACGACACCGAACGAGTCACGCTTCCACTCGACCAGGTCCTGCAGGTCCGTCCAGGCCTCGCGGGGCAGCGCGGCGAATTCGGCCTCGGTCAGGGGGCGGGCGCGGCGCTGCACCAGGACGGCGCCGCCGGGCAGGGCCCAGAGCACGGGGCACAGGGGCCAGTCCAGATCCGCGAACGCGAAGCGGGCCTCCTGATCGTTCGCCAGGAGGCCCTGCAGGAAGCTGCGCCACGTGGCGGGGCTGGGCAACTTGACCGCCCAGGGCCCGAGCAGCAGCACCAGCCGGGTGGCACCCCAGCGCAGGGTGCAGAACGGCTCGGGTAGTGCGGACTGCGTGAGCGCTCGGTAGGGGGGCAGGGGCGGTCGGGGCGCCACCCGGCCCATCAGCTGCCGACAGAGCCGCTGGCCCGGGCACTGGTGGTGAAGCCGCCACGCGACACAGTGGGCGCGGTGTACGTATTGACCCGCCCGGTGGGGGAGACGCTCAGGCCGTTCTGTGACACCTTGCCGGCGCTGGTGTAGTCCAGGTACCGGGTGCCGCTGCTGGACGTGCTGGTGTACGGCCCGAAATAGATCACGCGGCTGCTGCTGCCGACGCGCTCTCCCGAGCAAGGGTTGGTCAGGCCGCGAGAGCGTTCGCGCTTGTACGCCACCCGGCATTCCGTTTCGGTTTTGAAAGCCCTGCGGCCGTACCCATCCGTGTCGACCTCATCTGGTCCACAGGCGGCGAGAAGGGCGGGGAGGGCGGCAAGCAGGGGCAGGTGGAAGTGCTTTTTCATGGAAACCTCGCAGGGTGAAGGGCAGGGGCGCAGGGGGCAGGGCAGCGAGTTCAGTCCAGGAGAGCCCGGTGGGGGTCCACTGCACGCGCAGGGAGCTGTACACGAGGCGCCAGTACCCGAGACGCCCACGGCGGTCCAGGACCCACCCGCGAACGTCCGACCAGGGCAGGCGCCTCCACAGCTCCAGCAACAACCAGGTCCGGCTGGGGGTCAGGCGGGCCTGCAGGGCCGCGCGGTGCAGCGCCCGCCTGTGCAAGGAGCGGGGAGGCGGTGGTACCAGCTCCCGGGTCATCGGCGGAAAGCGGTACACGGCCTATTTCTTCCTCGGGCCTGTCTCGGGTGGCGTGATCACCAGCGGCGTGCCACAGGCGCTCGGGGGGGCGAATGGGGGCGATTCCCGCGTGACGACCTGCGGAATGCCGACCGCAGCGGGGTCCCGGTAAGCAGCGAGGGCCGCACGCAGCCGCTGCCACAGGGTGATCCGGCCCGGGTACCGCCAGCCCACTGTCCAGGTCTCACCACTCGGGCGCTGATGGTGACGCACCTCAAACCCGCGTGCCAGCAGCACCCGCACCACACCAGGCGCCATCTGGGAGACCTCAAGGCTGTACTCGTGCACAGCCGCCGCCGCGTCAATGTCCCTGGCCAGCCTGCTCAGCTGGTCCTGCGCCTCTGGCTGGAGTTGACTGTTCATGGTCTGACGAACGCGGAACGCGCTGGGAACGTCATTCGTGGCAGGCGCGTTCATAGGGGTTGCTCACGCAGCAGGCCGACATGCCAGACGTACGGCGGCATCTGCACCGTCCCCAGGGACGTCATAGTGGTGGGGAAGGGCTGCCCCGTACCGACCACCATGAAGGTGCAGCGGCGCGTGGCAGGGGCCGCCTGGGCATGGCGTATCCACAAGCAGATCTGCCCGTTCTGTGCGCCCACATGCGTGACCTCGCCGTCCGGCAAGTCCAGTTCGGTGGGTTCCAGCAGGCTAAGCGGATATTTGTAAATTACGTCTGGCATGAGTTCTCCAGGCGCGTGGCGGTCACGCGCGTGCCGGTGCGGCGCGAGAGCAGGTCCAGGGTCAGGGCGCGCGCCGCCGCGTCCCCGTGGTGCTGCAGCAGGGCGTGGGCGCGCTGGCCATTGCTCATACGCCGTGCTGGCGTGGCGCGCATCCCCGTGGCGAGCAGCGCCGGGATCAATTCCTGGCTCCAGAGTTCGCGCATCAGGTATGCCGTGGTGACCCAATCCGGTCCTGGCTCGGGCGCGCGGCACTCCTCCAGCACGGCGTGCGTGTCGGGGCAGAGCACGAGCACGCCCCAGGCCTCCGGCAGAAAGGTCAGGGCCTTCTCGATGTGACGCGGCGTGGTGGCGAGGTACCGGCGCGCGACCAGCACGTCGTAGAGCGGCACCTGCCGCTTGCAACGGTACAAACTATCGCGGTCCGTTTTGATTTCCACGCCCACGCTGGGCCCGCTGTCCGGGAGCAGCACCAGATCGGCGCGGCCCTGCTCCCGGTAGTGCCGGGGGTCGGCGTACAGCGCCATTTCCGTCAGCGCCCAGCCAGGACCGAAGTGCGCGGCGACGGCCCCCTGGGCCGAGGCCTCGTCCAACCCCCGCCGGGACTGGTCCGGGGCCCGCACCACGCGCAGAAACCGGGGCATAGGACACGCTTGGCCATCAATGGTGTGGGTCACGTCGTACCAGTGCCCCCCGGCCGGCGTCACCCGGGTCGGATAGTGGCGGAAGCGGGCGTGGTTTTTCGCCCACAGCTCAGCGGCGGCGTCGCGGGTCGGGGCCTCGACGTAGAAGCGGCGGCGCATGGACTCGCCGTCCATGAGCACCCAGCGCGCCATTACCGCGCCCCTCGCGCGCGCAGGCCCAGGGCCACGATCAACCGGGCGCGCAGCGTGCCCAGGACGTATGCGGCCCGTTCCGGCACCGTGCCCGTGCTGCGCGCCATCAGCAGACCCGCCATCTGGTAGAGCCAGGTGGGCTGCTGCAGGCCCAGCCGCGACTGATGGCCGTGCACAAAGGCGAGGACCTGGGCGCGCTCCACGTTCGTGCAGGCTGCCAGGAGGCGCTGCGCGGCTTTGCCGGCACGGTGCCGGTCACTTGGGCGGGCCGGGTTGCCATCGGCCAGCAGCGCGATGTCGGCCCGCAGCGGCCCGGTCACGCGCCCCCCATGACCGGCCGCGTCCAGCGGAAGCCCTGGCGCCAGCGCTGCACCCGGCGGCTGAGCTTTTTCCGCCACCGGTCGATGTCGTCGCTGAACACCAGGACCGTGAGGGCCGAGGTGGTAAAGATCAGCAGGGCGGCCGCCGGCACCACAGGCACGGGAAAGCTACACACGATCAGGAGGGAGAGGCGCCCCAGACCCGGCCGGCGCGGCAGGCTCAGGGGGGTCGGGTACCGGCCCAGCAGGACCACCACAGGCCGAGCCAGCAGCACGCACAGCAGCAGCCAGCCCAACGCCAGTGCCCAGCCCAGGCTGCCCGCCACGGTGCCCGTGCTGCGCACCACGGTGAACAGATACAGCGCCAGCGTGAACCACCGCACTGCCGTCACCAGCCGCCCCCGTCGCTGCTGGCGCTGCCACTGTCACTGCTGCCCGAACCACCCGAATCACTTCCCCCCGAACTGGGCGTGTCCGGGGTGGACGTGCTGGGCCGGTCCTCAACGGGGGCAGGCACAGACTCCGGTACGGAGTCCAGCGACGCCGCCGGCAGGAAGAAGGGCTCCGTGCTGGTGCTGGTTTCAGAGGTATGGGCTGGGCGGGATGTCCGGGGTGCGGCCCCACCACGGGGCGTCGCGCGGCTCGCCTGACCGCCGGCGCTGGCCGGGGTGTGGTGCACCGGCTCGGGCAGCCAGGCGATGGTGGGGCGCGGCCCTGGCACCGCCTGCGGGCGCACCTGGCCCAGCAGGACCTGATCCGCCTGTCGTTGGACCGCAACGCGCTCGGCCTGCAGGGCCGCGACGATGACTGTGCCCTGCGCCCCGGGGCGGGTCCGGGCCACGTGCAGGTCCGCCTGAATCTCGCGCAGGCGCTGCGCGACGCGGTCGGACATGGCCTGCACCGCCTGGCGCCGCTGGGCGCGCCGGTGCCAGAGCAGGGACAGGCCCAGGCTGACCAGCAACGCCACCAGCGGCCCACCCCACGGCCGAACGGACTCTGGAAGAAAGGAGCGCACGAGCGCGGCCACCACGGTGCCGATCAGGGCCACCACCAGAATGCGGATCAGGGTCATCTCAACCTCCAGGGAGAAAAGGGGTTAGCGTTCACGGGCCAGTTCGGCGGCGGCCTGCCGGGCGGCGCCCTCGCCCAGGTCGTGCTCCACCCGGCGCAGGTAGGGGGTGATCACCTCGCGGTGCCACAGGTCCTGCAGGCGCAGTTCGCCCTGCCCGGTCAACACCAGGCCGTGCCGGTGGCCCTGCCGCACCGCCCGGGTCCAGGGCTCGCGGGCGATGGCGTCCCAGGCCCGCATGGCGGCTGCGCTGGGCTGCGGGTCCTGACCGGGCGCGGCGCAGCCCAGCACGGTGAACTGGGGATAGAGCTGGACGACGCGCGCCACGGCGTCCAGAAGCGTGGTGGGCTCGCGGTCGTTGAGCCGCCGCAGCAGGTGATGTTCAGGGGACAGGGCAAACGGGTTGATCACGAGCGGGGGGCGGGTCAAGTTACGGGGTCTCCTTTTGGGGTGAAATCGGCGCAGCGGCCGTCCGGGTGGGTGTAGAGGGTGCGGCCATAGGCGGTGACCTCGCCGCTGTACGCCACGTGGCGGGGTCGCCGGCAATTGCGGAAGGTGCTGGCACCAGGAACCTCGGCGCGCAGGGCGCTGGGGGGCAGATGCTGCCCCCAGCTCAGGCAGGCCTGACACGCCGCCCCGGCCGGCGCCCGGACCTCGCGGGCGAACCTCACTCGTCCCTCGCCGGGAACATCGAGAACTGCCCGCCCAGGTTGGCCAGACGGCGCTTTTTCGCGGCGTTGGCGTCCTTCTGGGAACGCGTCGCCTGGCGGCTGTAGAGGTTGCAGCTCGCCCACCCCGCCGGGGTGCGGTAGCGCAGGGTGGCCACCGGGCCCTCGGTGGGGGAGAGCCCCAGTTTCTTCAGCGTGGTGCGGCTGGCCAGATGCGGCGGGCAGGTTGAGTACTCGGGCAGCATGGGGATCACCTCCAGAAGCAGGGGCGCGGCCCCCTTCCAGCTGTGAAGGGGACCGCGCCAGGCGAACGGGGCGGGGGCTGGTCAGGGCGAGAGGCCGCGCAGGGTGCTGCGGCTCACCGCCAGGGCGGCACCCAGGGTGTCGAGGTTGTGCCCCGGTTCTGCCTGCCCGGTCGCGGGCAGGCAGTGGCGCAGCAGGGCCTGCCGCTCCGGTAAGGGCGACCGTCCGCG includes:
- a CDS encoding DUF7352 domain-containing protein, encoding MPDVIYKYPLSLLEPTELDLPDGEVTHVGAQNGQICLWIRHAQAAPATRRCTFMVVGTGQPFPTTMTSLGTVQMPPYVWHVGLLREQPL
- a CDS encoding sce7726 family protein — encoded protein: MARWVLMDGESMRRRFYVEAPTRDAAAELWAKNHARFRHYPTRVTPAGGHWYDVTHTIDGQACPMPRFLRVVRAPDQSRRGLDEASAQGAVAAHFGPGWALTEMALYADPRHYREQGRADLVLLPDSGPSVGVEIKTDRDSLYRCKRQVPLYDVLVARRYLATTPRHIEKALTFLPEAWGVLVLCPDTHAVLEECRAPEPGPDWVTTAYLMRELWSQELIPALLATGMRATPARRMSNGQRAHALLQHHGDAAARALTLDLLSRRTGTRVTATRLENSCQT